One genomic window of Aethina tumida isolate Nest 87 chromosome 3, icAetTumi1.1, whole genome shotgun sequence includes the following:
- the LOC109597102 gene encoding uncharacterized protein LOC109597102, giving the protein MAFVSNFQIVQPQGWKMLVECDYPFALPSDTRLFKFHKLVRRSSVERNEILSGLESALSRIGLNGTACLNQMICHSKRFGLTKGKSLVQDMLHTIFESEQEDFKIDYENVCSPSNFQECPIPLLDLIVNSMTKNTHQ; this is encoded by the exons ATGGCTTTCGTTAGCAACTTTCAAATAGTACAGCCCCAAGGATGGAAAATGTTAGTAGAATGTGATTATCCATTTGCTTTGCCAAGTGAtacaagattatttaaatttcacaaacTTGTACGACGCAGTTCTGTTGAAAGAAATGAAATTCTCTCTGGTTTAGAATCTGCCCTTTCTCG gATTGGATTAAATGGCACTGCATGtttaaatcaaatgatatgTCATTCTAAACGTTTTGGTTTGACAAAAGGAAAATCATTAGTACAGGATATGTTGCATACAATTTTTGa GTCAGAACaagaagattttaaaatagattacgAAAACGTTTGTTCTCCGAGCAATTTTCAAGAATGTCCCATTCCACTACTGGATCTTATTGTCAACAGTATGACAAAGAACACCCATCAATAA
- the LOC126264951 gene encoding uncharacterized protein LOC126264951 — translation MGSNFQITLSAIKPLMQRQPTGWIILYECDVPWSLPTDVRFNKLVGRTRRSYVDRKEILSKFIDAFSMSNLNSTACIKRIVCELEELYSKGESMLKDILYTIFIYEKNENFNGNLCNENLNEDCPIPFVEYIIRSMTYQKVGK, via the exons ATGGGGAGTAATTTTCAA attaccTTGTCTGCTATTAAGCCGTTGATGCAACGTCAACCAACAGGttggattattttatatgaatgtgATGTTCCGTGGTCATTACCAACTGATGTTAGGTTTAATAAACTGGTGGGCAGAACACGTCGCAGTTACGTTGATAGAAAGgaaattttgtcaaaatttatagaCGCTTTTTCAAT GAGCAATTTAAATAGCACTGCTTGCATTAAGAGAATCGTATGTGAATTAGAAGAATTATATTCTAAGGGAGAGTCTATGTTAAAAGATATTctttatactatatttat atatgaaaaaaatgaaaacttcaatggaaatttatgtaatgaaaatttaaatgaagatTGCCCAATACCATttgttgaatatattataagaagTATGACTTATCAGAAAGTtggaaagtaa
- the LOC109597079 gene encoding uncharacterized protein LOC109597079 — MYKLGKERNLIILVLHCSVIILLCLHIESVNSHINHRVRRKVVFTKSSKFFFRLNGKDTVLNRSDIFAHGWAVRVNYDLPSTIPRRHQLFKRDIYSEMTSLPIESASEGFHCIFRHLCEMFTTVTNSQTSGFLSQIGGIITQSQGMEADFFKSFVEKCDYQTDTCPSLSEGLIIDSSD, encoded by the exons atgtaCAAGCTAGGCAAGGAAAGAAATCTTATCATTTTAGTTTTGCATTGttcagttataattttattatgtttacatATTGAATCTGTGAATAGTCATATAAATCATAGAGTAAGAAGGAAAGTGGTGTTCACCAAGAGCAGCAAATTTTTT TTCCGTTTAAATGGAAAGGACACTGTATTGAACAGATCAGATATATTCGCCCATGGATGGGCTGTCAGAGTCAATTATGATTTACCTTCGACGATACCCAGACGCCACCAACTTTTCAAACGAGacatttattctgaaatgacCAGTCTTCCAATTGA GTCCGCATCCGAAGGATTCCACTGCATTTTCCGTCACTTATGCGAAATGTTCACTACAGTAACAAATTCACAAACATCCGGCTTTTTAAGTCAAATCGGTGGAATTATAACTCA GTCACAAGGAATGGAAGCAGACTTCTTTAAGTCCTTTGTTGAAAAATGTGATTATCAAACTGACACCTGTCCAAGCCTCTCCGAAGGTTTAATAATAGACAGCTCAGATTGA
- the LOC109597101 gene encoding uncharacterized protein LOC109597101, with amino-acid sequence MQLKNKIILKVIVLLSCISLIRCQLLDTSGALLSRQKRYLIWHEGINWVQMIVGIGLPTELRDQAITLGVVAKAFYLLPTNSSDYTHPSIDYARKKRSVSRWIIYELIETFLKRYGFTDAKACMLKSICEAASVPLEKRSGVLAEVIHALLTPSSTKEVPESHANAVYHAAEKMGKEVDNCEILFPECDSNIISQFSRFLK; translated from the exons atgcaactcaaaaacaaaataatattaaaagttattgtgTTGTTATCGTGTATTTCCTTAATTCGTTGTCAACTTTTGGACACAAGTGGTGCTTTATTATCTAGACAAAAGAGGTATTTAATATGGCACGAAGGTATTAATTGGGTTCAg ATGATAGTTGGTATTGGCTTACCAACAGAATTGAGAGATCAAGCCATCACTTTAGGTGTCGTAGCGaaagctttttatttattacccaCAAATAGTTCTGATTACACACATCCAAGTATCGATTATGCGAGAAAGAAGAGATCAGTTTCCAGAtggataatttatgaattgatTGAAACTTTTCTGAAAAG ATATGGATTCACAGATGCAAAAGCATGTATGCTAAAATCCATATGCGAGGCAGCTTCCGTTCCATTAGAGAAGAGATCTGGTGTTCTGGCAGAAGTTATCCATGCCCTTTTAAC gcCTTCAAGTACTAAAGAAGTTCCTGAAAGTCATGCCAATGCAGTATATCATGCAGCTGAAAAAATGGGAAAGGAAGTCGATAATTGTGAAATACTATTTCCAGAATGTGATTCTAATATCATAtcacaattttcaagatttttgaaataa